Below is a genomic region from Pseudomonas extremaustralis.
TAAACCCAATAGAGTTCATGGACTTTATTTAACGTACCGCCGGGGGCTTGCGCAGCAAACTGAAGGCCATCGCCCCCAGCGCCGCCACACCCAGCAGGAGCACGGCCCATAGACCGAGCTTCTTCCAGTCGGTGCCGGCTGCCGGCGATACGGCGACGACCGGCGATGCGACGGCCACCTCCCCCGCCAACGTGGCCTGGCCCAACGCCTTGAGGCGCTCGGCGCCGCCATCGGGGATCAGCGTCGACAGCGGCAAATTCGCCGCCTTCACCGAACCGTTGCCCAGCGCCAGGGTGAACGGCGGCTCACCCCGCGCCAGGAACACCAACTGCGTGGCGCGCACCGCAAACCGCAGGGCCGGCGCTTCGACACCCAGGCCGCCGCCGCGCTCGTCCACCTGCAGTTTGAGCTGGTTGACCACCTGGCCCGGCAAGCGCAACTCATCCTGCACCACGTCCTGACCGTTCTGGGTCAGGCGGTAGAGCAAACCATTGCTCAACGGCTGCCAGGCCTGATGGCTGTCGCGACGCCCCGCCAAAGTCACCGGCGCCAGACTGTTAGGCTGCTTGAGTTCGATACGCAACCGCTCGACATTCAGACCCACCGGCAACTGCCAACTGTACTCACCGGCCTCGAGCCGCGTGCCCGCCAACGGTTGCGACCACACCAACGGCAGCGGCTGGCTGCTGCTGGACGCGCTCACCAACTTGGCCGAGGTCAGCAGCGGCGCCGCCTGGCCTTGCCACACCAGGCGCAGGTAACGCGTCACACGCCCCGGCAGGCTGACGTCGTGCTGCTCGACCCGCTCATCGGCAAACGACAAGCGCGCCACTTGCCCATCGCCCCAGGCGTCCCAATGCTGCAAGTCATCGCTGGCCTCGATGCTGAAACGCTGGAAACCTTCCTGCTCGTGGCTCCAGTCCAGGGTCAGTTGCTGCAGCGGGGCCTTGATCGCGCTGGCATCCAGCACCCAGCCGCGCAGCACCTGCTGGCCGGGCTTCGCTGCCGAAGACGGTTTGACCTCCACCAAGGTGCCTTCCGCAGTGGCCTTGAGCGTCACGCCAGGTACCGATTCACGGGCGTCGGCGGCGTATAGCGGGAACCACTTCACATCGGTGACGTGGCGGTTTTCGGTACGTTCGGCGGGCTGACGCGACAGCGCATAGGCTTGCGGCTCACCGGCGGCGTTGAACACGCGCACATCGCTCAGATCCGCCTGACGCGCCGCCAACTGCACCGACAGCGGCAACTCCAGGCGATACCACGGACCATTGCCACTCACCGCCAGCGGCACCTGCACGCTGAAGTCGGCGGGCGTCTCCTGGCCCCACGCCGACAATGCCGTACACACGCCCAGCACGGCCAGGCTCAACTTACCGATCAAGAGGATGCTCCTTCAGTTTCCGACACAGGTTCGGCGCGCTTGGGCGGCAGCGGCGCAAAGTAACCCACCACCAACAACAGCCCGCCCACGCCAATGAACGACACGATCCGCGCCAGCCCGCCACGGTTGCTCAGCTCGACAAAAAACAGCTTGGCCACCACCACGGCAATCAACGCCGCACCGATCAGCCACACTTCGCGACGATGACGCAGGTGGCCGCCGATCATCAGGCCGAGGGCGATCAGGGTCCAGACAATCGACAGACCCGCCTGAACCAGCATCGACGCCAGCAATGCATCCAGATGGAAGGGCACGCCCCCCCAATGGTGGGCCGCGCGCATCACCAAGGCCGTGAAGAAGGCAAACAGCGAAATGCCCGCGACCGCCTGGGCGACCAGTTCAGCCCGTGCTCCGCGTTGCGGCGCCACGCCGCGCGACCACAAGTACACACCCAGCAGCGCAAACAACAGGCCCAGATCCAACGGACTGAGCAGCGGCACATAAGGCAACGGCGTGGCGGTGCCGTCGCTGAAACTGTTCGCCAGCCAGAACCAACCCAGCATCAACACTGCCAGCGGCAGGGCCGCCAGCACGCGGTATTCACGCGGATAAGCCGACACCGGCCACGGCCAAGCACGTGGCGCAGCTGCCAGCACCAGGTACAGGCTCGGCAGAATCGCCCAGCCCAGCCAGCGCCAGGCGTTGTATTCGCTCGACAGCAACAACAGGCCGTAGCGCAACTCCAGCGCCAGCACGCCGATCAACATCCAGCAACCCAGCACATGGGCAACGCTCAAGACCCTGGCCCCGGCCACCGTCGCCAAGCGGCGCAGCGAGATGAAATGCACGCCGAACACCGCCAGCCAGGCCAACCAGCCGAACTGCGCCGCCGGGTGATAGTAATCATGGGCAGACACCAGCAACACCGCGCCCGCCGCCGGCATCAGCAGCGTGCAGAGCATACCCAGCGAAGCCCAGCGCAGACGCTGTGCCAACAGCGTCCAGATCGCCACGCTCACAGCCGCGATACCCAACAGGAACGAGCCTTGCAGTGCGCCGGGAACAAATCGCAGCACTTCGCCGATCAGCGCCACGGCCCACCACGCCGCGCCCCACACCAGCAACAGGTCCGACAGCCGTTGCAGTTTCAGCACCGCAAACACCGGCGCATGGGGTTCACGCTGCAAGCGCCAGGCGCCGACCAGAGCGGCCAGGCCCAACACCATCGGCGTCCAGAAACCGCTGTGCCCCAGCGGACGCAAACCTTCCTGGCTCAACGGCCCGAGCAGTTCCGGCACCGCCAGCAGGAACGAAGCACCGCCGATCAGTTGCAGCAGCAGACCGAACACAAAACTGACGCGCTGTTGCAGGTACAGGCTCAACCAGATGATCAGCAAACCACTGGCCGCCCACACCCCGCTGGCGCTGTCCCAAGGCAGCACGAACAGCACAGCCAGGTTGATCAACGCCAGGCCGGCCAGCAGCACCAACGACAACCCACGCAACAGCCGCGCATCACTGCGCACCGTCTCGTCGCGGGCCGCCAGCAGCATGCCGCCGATCAGGGCCAGGCCGATCAACGATGCCGTCAGCAAACCGCTCCAGCCCGCGCTGAATACCGCCGCGCCGTCACCGCCCTGCAAGCGCAGCAGGAACAACGCACCGCCCAGCAACTGCACGCCGAACGCGGTGAACAAAAAGGTGCGCGAGCCGATGCGCAGGCCGATCAACAGCGTCACCAGACCGGCGATTGCCCAACTGATGGCGGTGCCTTGGGTCTGCAACAGCAACGGCGCGAGCAGGTACAGAAAGCTCAGGCCAAGGCTGGCGAGCACTGGCAGGCCTCGGCGTTCCCACTCGGCGGTGTGCTGCGGCGACGCTTGGCGCAACTGCTCGAAACTGAACAACAACGCGGCGCCGAGCAGCAGCGCACCCAAGGGCGCGCCATTGAGCAAAGTGTGTTCGCCGATGCGCAGTTCGCTGAGGAACGCCAGCGCCGAGCCCACTTGCAGCAACACGCCAAACGCCCGCGCCAACGGGCGCTGCTGACGCAAGCCGAGCCAGAAAATCCCGGCGCCTTCCACCGCCCAGGCGGCGGCGGTCCAGCGCGCATCCAGGCCCAGGGGGATGGCCAGGCTGGCAAAGATCACCCCCAAGGCCAGGCAGGTTTCCGCCAGCAACAAGGCGCGCCCGCCACTGAGCAGGCGGGCCAGGCCCATGTAGATAATGCCCAGGCCGAGCGCACTGAACGCGGCGGCGAACTCCAGGTGCTGCACCAACGCGAACTGCAAGCCAAAGCCCACCAGCGGCGGGCCGAACAACAGGCTGCCGTCGACATAATCGCCCTTGGCTGCCGACCAGCGCAGCAGCGCCTCGCGGCTGTCGTTCTCGGGCGCGTCGTTCATTTCCAGCAATTTACGCCGGGTGAACAGCAGGCCGATCGCCAGGTACATCAAGAAAAACCCGATCAGGAACGGCTCGGTGCTCCACAGCAGCTGCGGGGCATACGAACGCAGGCCCCAGGCGAAGCCGATGCCGAAGGTGCCGACAAAACCGATCAGGTTGAGCAAGCGCCACGCCTTGAACCAGGCGATGGCGAGGATGCCGGCGTTGAGCAAGGCGAAGTAACTGAACAGTGCCACATGGTTGCCGGCGCCGGTCGAGGTCAGAATCGGCGCGGCAAAACCGCCAAGCGCCGCCGCGCAGGCCAGCCCCAACGCATCCTGGGTAATCGCCAGAATCGCCGAGAACACCGTGACCGCCACCAGCAGGCCCAGCGCCGCGCTCGGGTCGATCAACGGGTGCAGGCGCATCGCGGCAAACACCGTCAGATACAGCACCGCAATACCGGTGCCTTGCAGCATCAAGCCGTAATTGCTGTTGCGCAGCCGCAGCCACCAGCCCAGGCCCAGCAGGCCCAAGGCGGCGGCGGCGACCCCGGCGTAACGCAGTTCGATCGGCACCACCATGCCTTCGGTGGCATAGCGCAGCAGGAACGCCAGGCCGAGAAACAGCAGCACCACGCCCACACGCAGCACGGTATTGCCGCCGAACAGCCAATTGCGTGCGCCGCGGATGGCGCGTTCGATCAGGTTAGGGCCGCGAGGAGCGGCAGGTGCTTTGGCAGGCGCAGGCGTGGGCGCCGGTGCCCAGGCATCCGCCGGCAGCGGCTGACTGGGTTCGGTGACCATGGCCACGGGCGCCAGTTCGGGGGGCAGCTCCCAAACCAGTTCGGTGGCCGGAGTGGCCGGCATCGGCTCGGGAACAGGCGGTTCGACAATGACCTGGCTCGTCGGCGCAGGCACCTCGAGTTGCCGCAGGCGTTCACCCAGGGCAATCAGCGCCTTTTGCGTGGACTCCAACTGATGAGCCTGTTGTTGCGCCTGTGCCGCAAGCTTGGTCAGACGAATCGCCTGTCCGATGCCCAACCCCAACAGCGCACCGATGCCCGCATCGCCGAACGACTCATCGAGCGTCCAGCCGAGCGCGAGGCCAATCAGCATGAAAATCCATTGCATGGTCGATATCCCTGAGCAAACCGGCGCCCAGTATATCGACGCGGGCCCAATGTGGGAGGGGGCTTGCTCTCGATAGCGGTATACCAGTCGACATCTCTGCAAACTGACACCCCGCCATCGGGAGCAAGCCCCCTCCCACATTTGGGTTTGCGGTGCTTAGTCCAACGCTTTCCAGATCTCGGTGGCGTACTCGCGGATCGTGCGGTCCGACGAGAACCACCCCATCCGCGCGGTATTGAGCACCGCCGAACGCCACCACTCCTTGGAGTCATGCCAGTGCGCTTCGACCCGCGCCTGCGCTTCCCAGTAGGCGTCGAAATCGGCGCATACCAGGAAGCGATCGTAGTCGATCAGCCCGTCGATCAAGCCCACATAACGGCCCGGATCATCTGGCGAGAACACCCCGCCGCGAATCGCCTGGAGCACATCGTTCAGACGATGGGACGCCGCGATGTCCGGCCCGGCATTGAACTCGCCGGCATGTTTGCGCGCCTCCACCTGCTGCGCACTGAGGCCGAAGATAAACATGTGCTCGCCGCCCACGCGCTCGTGCATCTCCACGTTGGCGCCGTCCATGGTGCCGATGGTCAGCGCGCCGTTGAGGCCGAACTTCATGTTGCTGGTACCCGACGCCTCGAAGCCGGCCGTGGAGATCTGCTCCGACAAGTCCGCCGCCGGGATGATGCTTTCGGCCAGGCTGACGTTGTAGTTGGGCAGGAACACCACTTTGAGCAAGCCGCGCACGGTCGGGTCGTTGTTGACGGTGCGCGCGATGTCGTTGGTCAGCTTGATGATCAGCTTGGCCTGGTGATAACTGGCAGCCGCCTTGCCCGCAAAGATCTTCACCCGCGGCACCCAATCGGTGCCCGGCTCGGCGCGGATCGCCTGGTACAGCGCGACGGTGTGCAACAGGTTGAGCAGTTGGCGCTTGTATTCGTGAATGCGCTTGACCTGCACGTCGAACATCGCCGCCGGGTTGACCGCAATGCCCAGGCGCTCGTGGATGATCTCGGCCAGGGCACGCTTGCTGTGCAGACGCTGCTCGGCGAACGCTTTGCGGAAGGCCTGTTTCTCGGCGAAGGTCTCCAACTCCGTCAGGCGCGTTTCCATGGTGTCGAGGATGTCCGGGCCCAGCGCGTCCACCAGCATGTCGGTGAGTTTCGGGTTGGCCTGGTACAGCCAGCGGCGGAAGGTGATGCCGTTGGTTTTGTTGTTGATGCGCTCTGGATACAACTTGTGCAGTTCGGAGAACACCGTGCTGCGCATCAGTTGGGTGTGCAAGCCGGACACGCCGTTGACGCTATGGGAGCCGAGGAACGCCAGGTTGCCCATGCGCACGCGGCGGCCGTTGTCTTCTTCGATCAGCGACACCGCGCGCAGCACGTCGAAATCGTGGATGCCCTTGGCCCGCAGCGAATCGATGTGCTGCGCGTTGATCAGGTAGATGATCTGCATGTGCCGCGGCAACATGCGCTCCATCAGACCGACCGGCCAGGTTTCCAAGGCTTCGGGCAACAGGGTGTGGTTGGTGTACGACAGGGTTTCCACCGTGACATCCCACGCGGCGTCCCACGGAACATCGTGCAGATCGACCAGCTGGCGCATCAACTCGGCGACGGCGATCGACGGGTGGGTGTCGTTGAGCTGGATCGCTGCGTGTTCGCCCAGGCTGAGTACCGAGCCGTGCATGTTCTTGTGGCGGCGCAGCAGGTCCTGCAAAGAGGCGGCGACGAAGAAGTATTCCTGGCGCAGCCGCAGTTCCTGCCCCGCTTCGGTGCTGTCGGCCGGGTAAAGCACACGGGAGATGCTCTCGGCGCGGGCCACCTCGGCGACGGCGCCCAAGTGGTCGCCGGCGTTGAAACGCTCCAGGTGCAGGTCTTCCACGGCGCGCGCACGCCACAACCGCAGGGTGTTGACGCTGGCACCGCGCCAGCCGACCACTGGGGTGTCGTAGGCCACGGCGCGCACGGTTTCGTTGGGCGCCCAGACCTGGATCATCTTGCCGGAAGCATCCGGCACGGTCTGGACGCTGCCGCCGAAGCCAATCGGGTAAATCACCTCGGCGCGCTCGAACTCCCATGGGTTGCCGAAATCCAGCCAGCGTTCGGTTTGCTCCTGCTGCCAGCCATCGACGATCGCCTGGCGGAACAGCCCGTGTTCATAGCGGATGCCATAACCGTGGCCGGCAATGCCCAGGGTCGACATGCTTTCCATGAAGCAGGCGGCCAGACGGCCCAGGCCACCGTTGCCGAGCGCCGCGTCGGGCTCCAGCACACGGATGCGCTCGAGGTCCACACCGAGCTCGGCCAGGGCTTCGCGAGCGATCTCCAGCACGCCGAGGTTGCTCAGGCTGTCGTAGAGCAGGCGGCCGATGAGAAATTCCAGGGAGAGGTAATAAACCCGCTTCTGGCCTTTGCGGTAGATACGCCGCGTATGGTCCATCCAGTGGTCGACCATCTGGTCGCGGGCGGCCAGGGCAATGGCTTCGAACCAGTCATGGTCGAAGGCATGATCCGGGTCTTTGCCCACCGCGTAGGTGAGTTTGGTCAAGACAGCATCGCGAAATGCGGCTACCTCTGCTTCTCGTGCAAGCGGTTCCTGAGACATCGATGCGACCTCGAGCGAGATTGAAGGAGTTGCTAGAGCCTAGTCGGTCTGACCGATGGCAAACACTCTGGTTCGGCAGTTTTTTAACTCATTCACATTTGTGGGAATTTGATGCAGGGGTCGTGCCTGTTCAACGACCGAACCGCCTTCGGGCTGAAAATCAGAAAATATTGTTCAAAAAATCACCCATCCCGGTATGATCCCGCGCCCGGATACTGCCCCACCTTGGAACCCTGATGAAGCCTCAACTGATCGCCGCCGCGGAACTCGACCGTCTCGAAACCTGGCAGAAATATTCTGCCCACATGTGCGGCGGCTGCGTGTCCAGCTGCTGCACGCTGCCGGTCGAGGTGAAGATCAAGGACCTGATCCGCATTGGCATCGTCGATGAGTTCGAGCGCGGCGACCCGCCGAAGAACATCGCCAAGCGCTTGCAGAAGGAAGGCATCGTCGAGCGCTTCAACTCCAAATCCGAAATATTTACCCTGCAGCGCATGAGCAACAACGACTGCCTGTACCTCGATCGTAAGACGCGCTTCTGCACTATTTATGACAAGCGCCCGGACACCTGCCGCAACCACCCGAAAATCGGCCCGCGGCCGGGGTATTGCGCGTACAAGCCCAAGGAAGTGGTGCGCGAGACCAATTTCAAGACTCTCGATAAGTTCTGATCCACGTTTTGCAGGGCTCTCAAGGGCCCTATCGGGGGCAAGCCCCCTCCCACGGTTTTGATTTGTGAACGCCTTCAAAATGTGGGGCTTGCCCCCGATAGGGCCGGCATATTCAGCACAAAACCTGCAGGCATAAAAAAACGCCCCCGGCCTTTCGACCGGGGGCGTTTTTCATTCAGCCTGAGTTAACTCAGTTCTTGGCTTTCTTGGCAGCGCGGGTACGCTCGCCTTCGTCCAGGATCTTCTTACGCAGGCGGATCGACTTAGGCGTGACTTCGCACAGCTCGTCGTCCTGGATGAATTCCAGGGCCTGTTCCAGGGTGAAGCGAACAGGTGGGACCAGAGCGATGGTTTCGTCTTTACCCGAAGCACGCATGTTGTCGAGCTTCTTGCCTTTGGTTGGGTTGACGCCCATGTCGTTGTCACGGCTGTTCAGACCAACGATCTGACCGTTGTAGATCTCTTGACCGTGTTCAACGAACAGCTTGCCACGCGCCTGGAGGGTTTCCAGGGAGTAGGTCAGTGCCTTGCCGGTTTCAACCGAAACCAGAACACCGTTCTGACGGCCGGACATGTCGCCGGACTTCATGGTGTCGTAGCGATCAAAGATCGAGGTCAGGATGCCAGCACCGTTGGTCAGGGTCAGGAACTGGTTACGGAAACCGATCAGACCACGAGCAGGGATGTTGTATTCCAGACGTACACGGCCTTTGCCATCCGGCACCATGTTGGTCAGGTCGCCTTTACGCAGGCCCATCTCTTCCATGACCTTGCCCTGGGATTCTTCAGGGGTATCGATGGTCACGTTTTCAAACGGTTCCTGCTTCACGCCGTCAACGGTACGGATGATCACTTCAGGACGACCAACGCCCATTTCGAAGCCTTCGCGACGCATGGTTTCGATCAGTACCGAGAGGTGCAGCTCACCACGGCCGGAAACCTTGAACTTGTCAGCCGAGTCGCCTTCTTCAACGCGCAGTGCCACGTTGTACAGCAGCTCTTTGTCCAGACGTTCCTTGATGTTACGGGAAGTCACGAACTTGCCTTCTTTACCGCAGAAAGGCGAGTCGTTTACCTGGAAGGTCATGGAAACGGTTGGCTCGTCGACGGTCAGAGGCTTCATCGCCTCGACAGTGTCCGGCTGGCACAGGGTGTCGGAGATGAACAGCGAGTCCATGCCGCTGACGCACACGATGTCGCCGGCGAAAGCTTCTTCAACGTCGATACGGTGCAGGCCGTGGTGACCCATCAGCTTCAGGATACGACCGTTGCGCTTCTTGCCGTCGGCGCCGATAGCGACAACCGGGGTGTTCGGCTTGACGCTGCCACGGGCGATACGGCCAACACCGATAACACCCAGGAAGCTGTTGTAGTCCAGTGCCGAGATTTGCATCTGGAACGGACCGTCACGGTCAACCTTCGGTGGTGGAACGTGGTCAACGATGGCCTGGTACAGCGGGGTCATGTCTTCGGCCATGTCGGTGTGATCCAGACCGGCGATGCCGTTCAGGGCCGAGGCGTAGATCACTTGGAAGTCCAGCTGTTCTTCGGTAGCACCCAGGTTGTCGAACAGATCGAAGATCTGGTCCAGAACCCAATCAGGACGCGCGCCTGGACGGTCGACCTTGTTGATGCACACGATCGGACGCAGGCCGGCTTCGAAAGCCTTCTTGGTCACGAAACGGGTTTGCGGCATAGGGCCGTCTTGAGCGTCAACCAGCAGCAGCACGGAGTCGACCATCGACATCACGCGTTCTACTTCGCCGCCGAAGTCGGCGTGGCCCGGGGTGTCCACGATGTTGATGTGGTAGCCGTTCCAGTTGATAGCGGTGTTTTTAGCCAGGATGGTAATACCGCGCTCTTTTTCCTGGTCGTTGGAGTCCATCACGCGCTCGTCGTTGAGCTCGTTGCGCTCCAGGGTGCCGGATTGACGCAAGAGTTTGTCTACCAGGGTGGTTTTACCGTGGTCAACGTGAGCAATGATGGCGATGTTACGTAGATTTTCGATCACTTGTGTATCTCGATCAGAGGATTCGGTGTGCTGACAGGTCGTGGCAGCGATTAACAGTAGAGTCAGGCCTTGCCGTTACAGCTTGACGGCAGAGTCGGGGGGCCGGTGACGCAGGCCACAGGCAAACAGCCCCGGGCTCTTAGCTCGGTCGATAAACGCGCACATTGGCATGCCCCTCACTGAGCAAATGGTGGGCATGCAGGCGACTCATCACGCCTTTGTCGCAATACAGCAGGTACTGACGGCTGTTATCCAGTTCCTTGAAACGCGCGTTCAATGCATAAAACGGCAGCGTTTGTACGTCGATGCCAGGGATGTCCAGCGGCTCGTCCTCAGCGGCATCCGGGTGACGGATGTCGATGACGATCTGACCGGCCAGGGCTTCACTGACTTCTTCGATCCGCAGATCCTGGCCCAGTTCGTCGATGACACGATCGATCGGGACCAGTTTGGCGTTCTCGAGCGCACGCTCCAGAATCGCCATATCAAACTGTTGTTCTTCGTACTCCACGCGGTTGCGCTTGGCGTGGGTCTTGGGGTTCACCGAAATGACCCCGCAATATTCAGGCATGTGCTTGGCAAAGTCGGCGGTGCCGATCTGTTCTGCCAGGTCGATGATGTCCTGCTTGTGGCTGGCGATCAGCGGCCGCAGCACCAGCTTCTCGGTCACGCAATCGATGAGCGACAGGTTCGGCAGCGTCTGGCTGGAAACCTGGGAGATCGCTTCACCGGTCACCAACGCGTCGATCTGCAATTGATCGGCGATTCGGGACGCAGCGCGCAACATCATACGCTTCAATACTACGCCCATATGACTGTTATCGACTTTACCGAGAATTTCGCCGAGGACTTCCTCGAACGGCACGCTCACAAATAGCACGCGCTGGGAGCTGCCGTATTTTTTCCAGATGTAGTGCGCGACTTCCATCACGCCCAATTCGTGTGCACGCCCGCCCAGATTGAAGAAGCAGAAGTGGCTCATCAGGCCGCGCCGCATGATCTGGTAGGCCGCCACCGTGGAATCGAAACCGCCGGACATCAAGACCAGGGTCTGTTCCAGGGCACCCAGCGGGTAGCCGCCGATGCTGTTGTGCTGGCTGTGGATCACAAACAACCGTTGGTCGCGAATTTCCATGCGCACTTCAATTTGCGGCGCTTTCAGGGAAATTCCGGCGGCGCCGCACTCGCGACGCAGCTTGCTGCCGACGTATTTCTCGACATCCATGGAGCTGAATGGATGCTTGCCGGCACGCTTGCAACGCACCGAAAAAATCTTGCCTTCCAACTCACTGCCGAAGTGCAGTTTGCACTTCTCGGTGATGTCGTCGAAGTCGCCCAGCGGGTACTCGTCCACCTGCAGGAAGTGCGCGATGCCCGGCATGCAGCTCAGGCGCTCGGTCATGTCCTTCAAGGCTTTAGGGTCGGTGACACGGGTTTCCAGCTCGAGGTTGTCCCACACGCCGTTCACCACCACAGCCGGGTCCAGATCGCGGAGCACGGCACGGATGTTCTTGGCCAACTGACGGATGAAACGCATCCGTACCGGTCGGCTTTTGATGGTGATCTCGGGGAACACTTTAACGATTAATTTCATGGAAACAGCGCGCGCAGGGCCTGCCGAAAAAGGGGGGCGCGGATTATAGCGGAAATCGCTCAAGGTTTAACCAGTTAATATGCATCGCACTGCACTCGCACCATATGAGTGCATAGAGAGAGCGATGCGCCACATTGCGGTGCGCTATTTTTCGGCTTTTGTCGCCACGCACCTATATAGAGGCGCTTTTGGAGCAAAAAACCCATGTTGGCGCACTGGCATGCAATTTGCTCTCTTGTGAGGCAGGTTGCCATGGCGGACTATCCGCGCCGGCATCACCCACATTCTAAGGGCTAACTCCACTACCCCAGCCCGAAGCCACCCGGAGGACACTATGTCGAAGTCGGTTCAACTCATCAAAGATCATGACGTTAAATGGATTGATCTGCGCTTCACGGACACCAAAGGCACTCAGCACCACGTGACCATGCCGGCTCGCGACGCGCTGGATGAAGCTTTCTTCGAAGAAGGCAAAATGTTCGACGGTTCCTCCATTGCTGGCTGGAAAGGCATCGAAGCCTCCGACATGATCCTGATGCCGGACGACAGCACTGCCGTGCTGGACCCGTTCACCGAAGAAGCCACCCTGATCCTGGTGTGCGACGTGATCGAGCCTTCGACCATGCAAGGCTACGAC
It encodes:
- a CDS encoding glycogen/starch/alpha-glucan phosphorylase; this encodes MSQEPLAREAEVAAFRDAVLTKLTYAVGKDPDHAFDHDWFEAIALAARDQMVDHWMDHTRRIYRKGQKRVYYLSLEFLIGRLLYDSLSNLGVLEIAREALAELGVDLERIRVLEPDAALGNGGLGRLAACFMESMSTLGIAGHGYGIRYEHGLFRQAIVDGWQQEQTERWLDFGNPWEFERAEVIYPIGFGGSVQTVPDASGKMIQVWAPNETVRAVAYDTPVVGWRGASVNTLRLWRARAVEDLHLERFNAGDHLGAVAEVARAESISRVLYPADSTEAGQELRLRQEYFFVAASLQDLLRRHKNMHGSVLSLGEHAAIQLNDTHPSIAVAELMRQLVDLHDVPWDAAWDVTVETLSYTNHTLLPEALETWPVGLMERMLPRHMQIIYLINAQHIDSLRAKGIHDFDVLRAVSLIEEDNGRRVRMGNLAFLGSHSVNGVSGLHTQLMRSTVFSELHKLYPERINNKTNGITFRRWLYQANPKLTDMLVDALGPDILDTMETRLTELETFAEKQAFRKAFAEQRLHSKRALAEIIHERLGIAVNPAAMFDVQVKRIHEYKRQLLNLLHTVALYQAIRAEPGTDWVPRVKIFAGKAAASYHQAKLIIKLTNDIARTVNNDPTVRGLLKVVFLPNYNVSLAESIIPAADLSEQISTAGFEASGTSNMKFGLNGALTIGTMDGANVEMHERVGGEHMFIFGLSAQQVEARKHAGEFNAGPDIAASHRLNDVLQAIRGGVFSPDDPGRYVGLIDGLIDYDRFLVCADFDAYWEAQARVEAHWHDSKEWWRSAVLNTARMGWFSSDRTIREYATEIWKALD
- a CDS encoding DUF2339 domain-containing protein, coding for MQWIFMLIGLALGWTLDESFGDAGIGALLGLGIGQAIRLTKLAAQAQQQAHQLESTQKALIALGERLRQLEVPAPTSQVIVEPPVPEPMPATPATELVWELPPELAPVAMVTEPSQPLPADAWAPAPTPAPAKAPAAPRGPNLIERAIRGARNWLFGGNTVLRVGVVLLFLGLAFLLRYATEGMVVPIELRYAGVAAAALGLLGLGWWLRLRNSNYGLMLQGTGIAVLYLTVFAAMRLHPLIDPSAALGLLVAVTVFSAILAITQDALGLACAAALGGFAAPILTSTGAGNHVALFSYFALLNAGILAIAWFKAWRLLNLIGFVGTFGIGFAWGLRSYAPQLLWSTEPFLIGFFLMYLAIGLLFTRRKLLEMNDAPENDSREALLRWSAAKGDYVDGSLLFGPPLVGFGLQFALVQHLEFAAAFSALGLGIIYMGLARLLSGGRALLLAETCLALGVIFASLAIPLGLDARWTAAAWAVEGAGIFWLGLRQQRPLARAFGVLLQVGSALAFLSELRIGEHTLLNGAPLGALLLGAALLFSFEQLRQASPQHTAEWERRGLPVLASLGLSFLYLLAPLLLQTQGTAISWAIAGLVTLLIGLRIGSRTFLFTAFGVQLLGGALFLLRLQGGDGAAVFSAGWSGLLTASLIGLALIGGMLLAARDETVRSDARLLRGLSLVLLAGLALINLAVLFVLPWDSASGVWAASGLLIIWLSLYLQQRVSFVFGLLLQLIGGASFLLAVPELLGPLSQEGLRPLGHSGFWTPMVLGLAALVGAWRLQREPHAPVFAVLKLQRLSDLLLVWGAAWWAVALIGEVLRFVPGALQGSFLLGIAAVSVAIWTLLAQRLRWASLGMLCTLLMPAAGAVLLVSAHDYYHPAAQFGWLAWLAVFGVHFISLRRLATVAGARVLSVAHVLGCWMLIGVLALELRYGLLLLSSEYNAWRWLGWAILPSLYLVLAAAPRAWPWPVSAYPREYRVLAALPLAVLMLGWFWLANSFSDGTATPLPYVPLLSPLDLGLLFALLGVYLWSRGVAPQRGARAELVAQAVAGISLFAFFTALVMRAAHHWGGVPFHLDALLASMLVQAGLSIVWTLIALGLMIGGHLRHRREVWLIGAALIAVVVAKLFFVELSNRGGLARIVSFIGVGGLLLVVGYFAPLPPKRAEPVSETEGASS
- a CDS encoding DUF3999 domain-containing protein; the protein is MGKLSLAVLGVCTALSAWGQETPADFSVQVPLAVSGNGPWYRLELPLSVQLAARQADLSDVRVFNAAGEPQAYALSRQPAERTENRHVTDVKWFPLYAADARESVPGVTLKATAEGTLVEVKPSSAAKPGQQVLRGWVLDASAIKAPLQQLTLDWSHEQEGFQRFSIEASDDLQHWDAWGDGQVARLSFADERVEQHDVSLPGRVTRYLRLVWQGQAAPLLTSAKLVSASSSSQPLPLVWSQPLAGTRLEAGEYSWQLPVGLNVERLRIELKQPNSLAPVTLAGRRDSHQAWQPLSNGLLYRLTQNGQDVVQDELRLPGQVVNQLKLQVDERGGGLGVEAPALRFAVRATQLVFLARGEPPFTLALGNGSVKAANLPLSTLIPDGGAERLKALGQATLAGEVAVASPVVAVSPAAGTDWKKLGLWAVLLLGVAALGAMAFSLLRKPPAVR
- the typA gene encoding translational GTPase TypA produces the protein MIENLRNIAIIAHVDHGKTTLVDKLLRQSGTLERNELNDERVMDSNDQEKERGITILAKNTAINWNGYHINIVDTPGHADFGGEVERVMSMVDSVLLLVDAQDGPMPQTRFVTKKAFEAGLRPIVCINKVDRPGARPDWVLDQIFDLFDNLGATEEQLDFQVIYASALNGIAGLDHTDMAEDMTPLYQAIVDHVPPPKVDRDGPFQMQISALDYNSFLGVIGVGRIARGSVKPNTPVVAIGADGKKRNGRILKLMGHHGLHRIDVEEAFAGDIVCVSGMDSLFISDTLCQPDTVEAMKPLTVDEPTVSMTFQVNDSPFCGKEGKFVTSRNIKERLDKELLYNVALRVEEGDSADKFKVSGRGELHLSVLIETMRREGFEMGVGRPEVIIRTVDGVKQEPFENVTIDTPEESQGKVMEEMGLRKGDLTNMVPDGKGRVRLEYNIPARGLIGFRNQFLTLTNGAGILTSIFDRYDTMKSGDMSGRQNGVLVSVETGKALTYSLETLQARGKLFVEHGQEIYNGQIVGLNSRDNDMGVNPTKGKKLDNMRASGKDETIALVPPVRFTLEQALEFIQDDELCEVTPKSIRLRKKILDEGERTRAAKKAKN
- a CDS encoding YkgJ family cysteine cluster protein; its protein translation is MKPQLIAAAELDRLETWQKYSAHMCGGCVSSCCTLPVEVKIKDLIRIGIVDEFERGDPPKNIAKRLQKEGIVERFNSKSEIFTLQRMSNNDCLYLDRKTRFCTIYDKRPDTCRNHPKIGPRPGYCAYKPKEVVRETNFKTLDKF